One part of the Bacillus sp. FJAT-45350 genome encodes these proteins:
- a CDS encoding MurR/RpiR family transcriptional regulator — MLQSEVYNRIIENQDRMSKSQKKIASYLINNTETAPFLTASKLAKNVGVGEATVIRFAVFLDYKGYPDLQRHLQEALKRKWTSAEVFARTTDATDVPESALKEILSDDIQNLKTTLQQIEPEVFQQAVQDIVKAKRIYIIAYRSATSLGLFLEFYLDLVLQNTEMVRKADGVSEHLLDLTEEDLVIGFGFARYTKRTVEVMKYAKQRGAKTLVITDHLMSPLVPYGNRTLLAATEINSFIDSFSAPLSIVSALITAVTRSEQNKVETRLNQLEDLWDNFGVFHE; from the coding sequence ATGCTTCAAAGTGAAGTGTATAATCGGATCATTGAAAATCAAGACAGAATGAGTAAATCTCAAAAGAAAATAGCAAGCTATTTAATTAATAATACGGAAACAGCTCCCTTTTTAACCGCTTCAAAGTTAGCCAAAAATGTTGGTGTTGGGGAAGCAACAGTGATTCGTTTTGCTGTCTTTCTTGATTACAAAGGTTATCCTGATTTACAAAGACATTTACAAGAGGCCTTGAAACGTAAATGGACGTCTGCAGAGGTATTCGCAAGAACAACTGATGCAACTGATGTACCAGAAAGTGCATTAAAGGAAATACTTTCTGATGATATTCAAAATCTAAAAACAACGTTGCAACAAATCGAACCAGAAGTTTTTCAACAGGCTGTGCAAGATATTGTTAAGGCGAAGCGAATTTATATCATTGCATATCGTAGCGCCACTAGTCTAGGTTTGTTTTTAGAGTTTTATTTAGATTTAGTTCTTCAAAATACTGAAATGGTTCGTAAGGCTGATGGTGTTTCAGAACATTTGCTAGATTTAACAGAAGAAGATTTAGTAATCGGATTTGGTTTTGCTCGTTACACAAAACGGACAGTCGAAGTGATGAAGTATGCAAAGCAACGGGGGGCTAAGACATTGGTAATTACAGATCATCTCATGTCACCCCTCGTACCATACGGTAATAGAACATTATTAGCGGCAACGGAAATTAACTCATTTATTGATTCTTTTTCTGCACCATTAAGTATTGTAAGTGCACTTATTACAGCGGTTACTCGTTCAGAGCAGAATAAAGTTGAAACAAGGCTGAATCAGCTTGAGGACCTTTGGGATAACTTTGGTGTTTTTCATGAATGA